From a single Pelodiscus sinensis isolate JC-2024 chromosome 4, ASM4963464v1, whole genome shotgun sequence genomic region:
- the LOC102449110 gene encoding olfactory receptor 5G9-like, producing MLRRSTLEMAGGNCTQVSEFMLTGFSDSPEIQAPLFVVFLLIYVTALVGNLGMILIVRLDSQLRTPMYFFLSNLSFIDLCYSTIVAPKMLVDLLAERKAISYTACAIQICVFSEFDVMECFLLAAMAYDRYVAICHPLLYRVVMCPRLCVQLVAGSFLVGCVNSVVQTTGMLTLTFCGSNVIDLFFCDISPLLSLASSDSRVSHILLLVLASLTGVFTSLVVLISYMFILNAILRIHSAKGRLKAFSTCASHLTVVTLFYGTGLFIYLQPSTTHSRSQDKVVSVFYTVVTPMLNPLIYSLRNKEVKATLKRVMERKKFLLSIN from the coding sequence ATGCTGAGGCGAAGCACGCTGGAAATGGCTGGAGGCAACTGCACACAAGTGAGTGAATTCATGCTCACCGGATTCTCAGACTCTCCAGAAATTCAAGCCCCTCTTTTCGTGGTGTTTCTTCTGATCTATGTTACTGCCTTGGTGGGGAATCTTGGGATGATTCTGATAGTCCGGCTTGACTCCCAGCTTCGAAcgcccatgtactttttcctcagcAACTTATCctttatagacctctgttatTCCACCATCGTGGCCCCCAAGATGCTGGTGGATTTGTTGGCAGAGAGGAAAGCCATTTCTTACACTGCATGTGCAATTCAGATCTGCGTTTTCTCTGAGTTTGATGTCATGGAGTGTTTCCTCCTGGCCGCAATGGCCTATGACCGGTATGTGGCCATATGTCACCCATTGCTCTACAGGGTTGTCATGTGTCCGAGACTTTgtgtccagctggtggctgggtCTTTCCTAGTTGGGTGTGTAAATTCAGTGGTGCAGACAACAGGCATGCTAACATTAACCTTCTGTGGCTCCAATGTCATTGACTTGTTCTTCTGTGACATCTCCCCGCTGTTGTCGCTTGCCAGCTCGGACTCCCGCGTCAGCCACATTTTACTTCTAGTTTTGGCATCCTTGACTGGCGTGTTCACTAGCCTGGTTGTGCTCATCTCCTATATGTTCATCCTCAATGCCATCCTGAGGATCCACTCTGCCAAGGGCAGGctcaaagccttctccacctgtgcCTCCCACCTGACAGTCGTCACCCTCTTCTATGGGACTGGCCTGTTCATCTATTTACAGCCCAGCACAACGCATTCAAGGAGTCAAGACAAGGTGGTCTCCGTGTTCTACACAGTGGTGAcccccatgctgaaccccctGATCTACAGCTTGCGGAACAAGGAGGTGAA